The proteins below come from a single Orcinus orca chromosome 6, mOrcOrc1.1, whole genome shotgun sequence genomic window:
- the SLC25A25 gene encoding calcium-binding mitochondrial carrier protein SCaMC-2 isoform X4 — protein sequence MLCLCLYVPLIGEAQTEFQYFESKGLPAELKSIFKLSVFIPSQEFSTYRQWKQKIVQAGDKDLDGQLDFEEFVHYLQDHEKKLRLVFKSLDKKNDGRIDAQEIMQSLRDLGVKISEQQAEKILKRIRTGHFWGPVTYMDKNGTMTIDWNEWRDYHLLHPVENIPEIILYWKHSTIFDVGENLTVPDEFTVEERQTGMWWRHLVAGGGAGAVSRTCTAPLDRLKVLMQVHASRSNNMCIVGGFTQMIREGGAKSLWRGNGINVLKIAPESAIKFMAYEQIKRLVGSDQETLRIHERLVAGSLAGAIAQSSIYPMEVLKTRMALRKTGQYSGMLDCARKILAREGMAAFYKGYVPNMLGIIPYAGIDLAVYETLKNAWLQRYAVNSADPGVFVLLACGTMSSTCGQLASYPLALVRTRMQAQASIEGAPEVTMSSLFRQILRTEGAFGLYRGLAPNFMKVIPAVSISYVVYENLKITLGVQSR from the exons ATGCTCTGCCTGTGCCTGTACGTGCCCCTCATCGGGGAGGCCCAGACCGAGTTCCAGTACTTCGAGTCCAAGGGGCTTCCCGCCGAGCTGAAGTCCATCTTCAAACTCAGTGTCTTTATCCCCTCCCAGGAGTTCTCCACCTACCGCCAGTGGAAGCAG AAAATTGTACAAGCTGGCGACAAAGACCTCGATGGGCAGCTAGACTTTGAAGAGTTTGTCCATTATCTCCAAGACCatgagaagaaactgaggctggtaTTCAAGAGCTTGGACAAGAAGAATGATG GACGGATCGACGCGCAGGAGATCATGCAGTCCCTGCGGGACCTGGGAGTCAAGATATCTGAACAGCAGGCAGAAAAAATCCTCAAGAG AATACGAACGGGCCACTTCTGGGGCCCTGTCACCTA CATGGACAAGAATGGCACAATGACCATCGACTGGAACGAGTGGCGAGACTATCACCTCCTGCATCCCGTGGAGAACATCCCTGAGATCATCCTGTACTGGAAGCACTCTACG ATCTTTGATGTGGGTGAGAATCTGACGGTCCCCGATGAGTTCACGGTGGAGGAGAGGCAGACGGGGATGTGGTGGAGACACCTGGTGGCTGGCGGTGGGGCGGGGGCCGTATCGAGAACCTGCACGGCCCCCCTGGACAGACTCAAGGTGCTCATGCAG GTCCACGCCTCCCGCAGCAACAACATGTGCATCGTGGGTGGCTTCACCCAGATGATTCGAGAAGGAGGGGCCAAATCACTCTGGCGCGGCAATGGCATCAACGTCCTCAAAATTGCCCCCGAGTCGGCCATCAAGTTCATGGCCTATGAACAG ATCAAGCGTCTCGTTGGGAGTGACCAGGAGACTCTGAGGATTCACGAGAGGCTTGTGGCAGGGTCCTTGGCAGGGGCCATCGCCCAGAGCAGCATCTACCCGATGGAG GTCCTGAAGACCCGGATGGCCCTGCGCAAAACAGGCCAGTACTCGGGCATGCTGGACTGCGCCAGGAAGATCCTGGCCAGAGAGGGCATGGCCGCCTTCTACAAAGGCTATGTTCCCAACATGCTGGGGATCATCCCCTACGCTGGGATAGACCTGGCCGTCTACGAG ACACTCAAGAATGCCTGGCTGCAGCGCTATGCAGTGAACAGTGCAGACCCCGGCGTGTTTGTGCTCCTGGCCTGTGGCACCATGTCCAGCACCTGTGGCCAGCTGGCCAGCTACCCACTGGCCCTGGTCAGGACCCGGATGCAGGCCCAAG CCTCCATTGAGGGCGCCCCGGAGGTGACCATGAGCAGCCTCTTCAGACAGATCCTGCGGACCGAGGGGGCCTTCGGCCTGTACCGGGGGCTGGCCCCCAACTTCATGAAGGTGATTCCGGCCGTGAGCATCAGCTACGTGGTGTACGAGAACCTGAAGATCACCCTGGGTGTGCAGTCGCGGTGA
- the SLC25A25 gene encoding calcium-binding mitochondrial carrier protein SCaMC-2 isoform X5, translated as MLCLCLYVPLIGEAQTEFQYFESKGLPAELKSIFKLSVFIPSQEFSTYRQWKQKIVQAGDKDLDGQLDFEEFVHYLQDHEKKLRLVFKSLDKKNDGRIDAQEIMQSLRDLGVKISEQQAEKILKSMDKNGTMTIDWNEWRDYHLLHPVENIPEIILYWKHSTIFDVGENLTVPDEFTVEERQTGMWWRHLVAGGGAGAVSRTCTAPLDRLKVLMQVHASRSNNMCIVGGFTQMIREGGAKSLWRGNGINVLKIAPESAIKFMAYEQIKRLVGSDQETLRIHERLVAGSLAGAIAQSSIYPMEVLKTRMALRKTGQYSGMLDCARKILAREGMAAFYKGYVPNMLGIIPYAGIDLAVYETLKNAWLQRYAVNSADPGVFVLLACGTMSSTCGQLASYPLALVRTRMQAQASIEGAPEVTMSSLFRQILRTEGAFGLYRGLAPNFMKVIPAVSISYVVYENLKITLGVQSR; from the exons ATGCTCTGCCTGTGCCTGTACGTGCCCCTCATCGGGGAGGCCCAGACCGAGTTCCAGTACTTCGAGTCCAAGGGGCTTCCCGCCGAGCTGAAGTCCATCTTCAAACTCAGTGTCTTTATCCCCTCCCAGGAGTTCTCCACCTACCGCCAGTGGAAGCAG AAAATTGTACAAGCTGGCGACAAAGACCTCGATGGGCAGCTAGACTTTGAAGAGTTTGTCCATTATCTCCAAGACCatgagaagaaactgaggctggtaTTCAAGAGCTTGGACAAGAAGAATGATG GACGGATCGACGCGCAGGAGATCATGCAGTCCCTGCGGGACCTGGGAGTCAAGATATCTGAACAGCAGGCAGAAAAAATCCTCAAGAG CATGGACAAGAATGGCACAATGACCATCGACTGGAACGAGTGGCGAGACTATCACCTCCTGCATCCCGTGGAGAACATCCCTGAGATCATCCTGTACTGGAAGCACTCTACG ATCTTTGATGTGGGTGAGAATCTGACGGTCCCCGATGAGTTCACGGTGGAGGAGAGGCAGACGGGGATGTGGTGGAGACACCTGGTGGCTGGCGGTGGGGCGGGGGCCGTATCGAGAACCTGCACGGCCCCCCTGGACAGACTCAAGGTGCTCATGCAG GTCCACGCCTCCCGCAGCAACAACATGTGCATCGTGGGTGGCTTCACCCAGATGATTCGAGAAGGAGGGGCCAAATCACTCTGGCGCGGCAATGGCATCAACGTCCTCAAAATTGCCCCCGAGTCGGCCATCAAGTTCATGGCCTATGAACAG ATCAAGCGTCTCGTTGGGAGTGACCAGGAGACTCTGAGGATTCACGAGAGGCTTGTGGCAGGGTCCTTGGCAGGGGCCATCGCCCAGAGCAGCATCTACCCGATGGAG GTCCTGAAGACCCGGATGGCCCTGCGCAAAACAGGCCAGTACTCGGGCATGCTGGACTGCGCCAGGAAGATCCTGGCCAGAGAGGGCATGGCCGCCTTCTACAAAGGCTATGTTCCCAACATGCTGGGGATCATCCCCTACGCTGGGATAGACCTGGCCGTCTACGAG ACACTCAAGAATGCCTGGCTGCAGCGCTATGCAGTGAACAGTGCAGACCCCGGCGTGTTTGTGCTCCTGGCCTGTGGCACCATGTCCAGCACCTGTGGCCAGCTGGCCAGCTACCCACTGGCCCTGGTCAGGACCCGGATGCAGGCCCAAG CCTCCATTGAGGGCGCCCCGGAGGTGACCATGAGCAGCCTCTTCAGACAGATCCTGCGGACCGAGGGGGCCTTCGGCCTGTACCGGGGGCTGGCCCCCAACTTCATGAAGGTGATTCCGGCCGTGAGCATCAGCTACGTGGTGTACGAGAACCTGAAGATCACCCTGGGTGTGCAGTCGCGGTGA
- the SLC25A25 gene encoding calcium-binding mitochondrial carrier protein SCaMC-2 isoform X8, with protein MQSLRDLGVKISEQQAEKILKRIRTGHFWGPVTYMDKNGTMTIDWNEWRDYHLLHPVENIPEIILYWKHSTIFDVGENLTVPDEFTVEERQTGMWWRHLVAGGGAGAVSRTCTAPLDRLKVLMQVHASRSNNMCIVGGFTQMIREGGAKSLWRGNGINVLKIAPESAIKFMAYEQIKRLVGSDQETLRIHERLVAGSLAGAIAQSSIYPMEVLKTRMALRKTGQYSGMLDCARKILAREGMAAFYKGYVPNMLGIIPYAGIDLAVYETLKNAWLQRYAVNSADPGVFVLLACGTMSSTCGQLASYPLALVRTRMQAQASIEGAPEVTMSSLFRQILRTEGAFGLYRGLAPNFMKVIPAVSISYVVYENLKITLGVQSR; from the exons ATGCAGTCCCTGCGGGACCTGGGAGTCAAGATATCTGAACAGCAGGCAGAAAAAATCCTCAAGAG AATACGAACGGGCCACTTCTGGGGCCCTGTCACCTA CATGGACAAGAATGGCACAATGACCATCGACTGGAACGAGTGGCGAGACTATCACCTCCTGCATCCCGTGGAGAACATCCCTGAGATCATCCTGTACTGGAAGCACTCTACG ATCTTTGATGTGGGTGAGAATCTGACGGTCCCCGATGAGTTCACGGTGGAGGAGAGGCAGACGGGGATGTGGTGGAGACACCTGGTGGCTGGCGGTGGGGCGGGGGCCGTATCGAGAACCTGCACGGCCCCCCTGGACAGACTCAAGGTGCTCATGCAG GTCCACGCCTCCCGCAGCAACAACATGTGCATCGTGGGTGGCTTCACCCAGATGATTCGAGAAGGAGGGGCCAAATCACTCTGGCGCGGCAATGGCATCAACGTCCTCAAAATTGCCCCCGAGTCGGCCATCAAGTTCATGGCCTATGAACAG ATCAAGCGTCTCGTTGGGAGTGACCAGGAGACTCTGAGGATTCACGAGAGGCTTGTGGCAGGGTCCTTGGCAGGGGCCATCGCCCAGAGCAGCATCTACCCGATGGAG GTCCTGAAGACCCGGATGGCCCTGCGCAAAACAGGCCAGTACTCGGGCATGCTGGACTGCGCCAGGAAGATCCTGGCCAGAGAGGGCATGGCCGCCTTCTACAAAGGCTATGTTCCCAACATGCTGGGGATCATCCCCTACGCTGGGATAGACCTGGCCGTCTACGAG ACACTCAAGAATGCCTGGCTGCAGCGCTATGCAGTGAACAGTGCAGACCCCGGCGTGTTTGTGCTCCTGGCCTGTGGCACCATGTCCAGCACCTGTGGCCAGCTGGCCAGCTACCCACTGGCCCTGGTCAGGACCCGGATGCAGGCCCAAG CCTCCATTGAGGGCGCCCCGGAGGTGACCATGAGCAGCCTCTTCAGACAGATCCTGCGGACCGAGGGGGCCTTCGGCCTGTACCGGGGGCTGGCCCCCAACTTCATGAAGGTGATTCCGGCCGTGAGCATCAGCTACGTGGTGTACGAGAACCTGAAGATCACCCTGGGTGTGCAGTCGCGGTGA